GTCGTCCCGCCTGCTCGGCGCCCAGGTGTACGCCCTGCCGGAACAGGCCCGGGTCTTCACCTGGTTCACCTATCCCTACCGGGATCCGAAGGATGAACCCAACGCCTCGAAGTACGCCGATAGCCTGCTGGCGGGCCTGACCCAGCGCCGCCCGGAGACGCGGATCTCCACCCGGACCTACTCGATGATCCAGATCCTGCGCCAGGGCCTCATGGACATGGACCGGAACTTCTACCGGGACAACTTCATGGATCGCCTCAGCATGCAGCGGGACCAGGTCCTGCCGGACTACCTGCGCCTCAGCTTCGGCCCCGGCCAGCGCTACGCCTCCAAGGGCTGCTTCATCATGCAGCTCAGCCCCGGCCCCGAGCCGCGACTCATCCGGAAGAGCGAATGGGTGATTCACTAATCGGAATCCCCGTATGATCTATCCTTCTTCCGTGGTGCTCTCCTTCTTCTGATTGGGGTGTTCATGCGTGCGATCGGGCGCGGGTTGTGGGCGATGTTCCTTGGCCTGGCCTTGCTCGGGCTGGGGTGCCGTGAAACCGTCGAGCTGCCCACGGGCCTCAGCTACGGCACGAACCCGGCGACCTACACTACGGGCACGGCCATCGCGCCGAACACCCCGACCCACGGCGGCGGCGCCATTGATGCCTACTCCGTGAGCCCCGCCCTGCCGGTGGGTCTGGCCCTCGACGCCAAGTCGGGGGTGATCACCGGGACGCCCACCGCCGCCACCGCCATCGCCAGCTACACCGTGACGGGGACCAACAGCGCCGGCAGCGCTACGGTGAGCCTCAGCATCACCGTCAACGACCCCATTCTTCCCATCACCATCACCACCCAGCCGGCGGACCAGTCCATCGTGGTGGGCCAGACAGCCACCTTCACCGTCGTGGCCGCGGGTACGGGCACCCTCAGCTACCAGTGGCTGAGGAACGCCGTCGCCATTTCCGGCGCCACCTCCGCCTCCTACACCACACCGGCGGCCGTCCTGGCAGACGATGCCAGCACCTTCAGTGTCCAGGTCTCCGACACCTTTGGCGGCCGCGTCACCAGCAGCTTGGCCAAGCTCACGGTGGTGGCCAAGGGCGGCCCGGGGACTTCCCTCGTGACGGGCAGCCTGGTCGCACCCCGGGCCTTCCACACGGCCACCCTGCTCGCCAACGGCAAGGTCCTGGTGGTCGGGGGCTACGACGGGACCTTCAGCCTCGCCAGCGCGGAGCTGTACGACCCCACCACGGGGACCTTCAAGGCCACCGGGAGCCTCGTCACGCCCCGGCAGTCGCATACGGCGACCCTGCTCGTCAGCGGCAAGGTCCTGATCAGCGGGGGCAGCAGCTTCGGCACGGCCCTGGCCAGCGCCGAGCTCTACGACCCGGCCACCGGGACCTTCACGGCCACGGGCAGCCTGGGGGCGGCCCGATCCGACCACACGGCCACCCTGCTCACAGATGGCCGGGTGCTGGTGGCCTGCGGGCGCAACCTGGGCTCGTACCTCGCCACGGCCGAGCTCTATGATCCCGCTGTGGGTACCTTCGCGGCCACGGCCAATGCGCCCCTCGCCAGCCGGGCCACCCACACCGCCACCCTCCTGGCCAACGGCAAGGTCCTCCTGGCCGGCGGCTTCCGGTCCAGCTCACTGGCGACGGCCGAGCTCTACGACCCCGCCGGCGGGACCTTCACAGCCACGGGCAGCCTGGCTTCGGCCCGGGCGTACCACACCGCCACCCTGCTGCCGAACGGCAAGGTGCTCATCGTCGGTGGCGCTGCGACGCTCGTCACCGAGCTGTACGACCCCGCCACGGGCGCCTTCGCAGCGTCGGGCAACCTGGTCACGGCCCGGGACCACTGGCACACGGCCGTCCTCCTGCCCACGGGCGCGGTCTACATCGCAGGCGGCGTCGGCGCCGGGTCGCCGGGCGCGGTGCTCTCCGCTGCCGAACTCTTCGATCCGGCCACGGGCCTCTGCATCGCCACGGGCAACCTGACGGCCCTGCGCGAGGCGCATACGGCCACGGCCCTTCCGGGCGGGAAGGTGCTGGTCGCGGGTGGCGGTGGCTTCGGCTACCTGGCCAGCGCCGAACTCTATTACTGATCCCGGGCCATTCCAGGCCTTCGCAATGACCTTCACGATGAGCGGGTCGCCTTCCCAAGCCGGAGAGTGGGTCTTAGAATTCCCGCGAGCCGCGACGATGGCCAGCCGCGTGATCCAGCGAGGAAGCGCACGCAGGGCGATGCGGGACATCGTCCAAGCGCGGTGACGCGGCTGGGCGCGCGGCTGGCCACCGTCCATCCGGGCTGGGGCGGCGGACGCCGCCTGGCGTCGTCCGGGGCCCTCGACATGGAACCACCATGCCTGCGGGCCCCCGTCCTAGCCATGCTCGCCCGGCGCTTCCAGCGCGGCCCGTGCGAATTCTAAGACCCACTCTGGGCAGGTCGGGTCGGGCGACCCGCATTTACATGATTCCTACCCATCCGATGGGGGGAACTCCCCATAGGTATGAATCCGGTTTCAGCTGAACCTTTCATTCACCTACGACAAATCGTCGCACCCGGCCCGTTTTCAGGGCCGTGAGGGCTGACGGCTCTACCCGGTCTTCGCCGCTCCGATCTTCCATTCAGTTCCATTTTCCAAGCGAGGTGCACCATGCTGAAGAGGCTCAACCGTCTGCTGGCGCTCGCCGCGGCCCTGTTCACGGGGTTCGGCCTGCAGGCTGACACGACCGAGGTGGCCAACCGCACGGCGGCCCCCACCAAGGGCGGCGACAAGAACGCCATCGTCGAGCGGGCCACCCGCCGGCGCACCCTGGCCAACGCCCGGGCGGCCGCCGCGGCCCGCACCCAGGCTGCCCTCAAGGCCAAGGGCGGGAAGATCGATCCCCTGGCCCTGGGCCAAAATCCGCTCAACGCGCTGGCGTCCAAGGGCACCGCGGGCCTGGCCCCCAAGGGTGCGGAGCAGCTGGCCGTTCCCGGCCCCGGCTTCCAGCTGGCGCAGCCCGACTACATGTTTGGCACCGCCAGCAACTGGCACAACACCAAGCCCATCCACAAGTTCGTGGATACGCTGCCGGGCCTGGGCGCCGCCAATGCCAACAACCTGGGGAACTTCATCCCCGTGGCCAAGCCCATCCCCGGCGTCTTCAACGACGGCTCCGACTACTACGAGATCGCCGTCGAGCAGTACACCCAGAAGCTGCACTCCGAGCTGGACCCCACCCGCCTCCGCGGCTACCGGGACCTGAATCCCTCCGCCGAAAGCACGGCGAACGGGGCCAACAGCTCGAACTACCTCGGGCCCGTCATCATCGCCAAGCGCGATCGGCCCGTGCGCGTGAAGATGTTCAACCAGCTGCCCACGGGCACCGCAGGTGACCTGTTCATCCCGGTGGATACCACCATGATGGGCGCCGGCGTGGGCCCCCTGGGCAACGCCGCCATCGGTACCGGGCTCTACACCCAGAACCGCGCCGAGTTCCATCTCCACGGCGGCCTCAACCCCTGGATCAGCGACGGCACGCCCCACCAGTGGGTGACTCCCGCCGGGGAAGTCACCAGCTACCCGAAGGGCGCCTCCTTCCAGAATGTGCCCGACATGGGCGCCGGCACCCCCGGGGACGGCATCGCCACCTACTACTGGACCAACCAGCAGAGCGGGCGGTTCATGTTCTACCACGACCACTCCTTCGGTCTCACCCGCCTGAATGTGTATGCCGGCGAGGCAGCCGGGTACATGATCGTGGACCCGGTGGACGACAAGCTCATCAACGCGGGCGTCATCCCCAGCAACGGCGATCCCAATGGCGTCTACCGCTATGGCATCCCCCTCATCATCCAGGACAAGACTTTCGTCAACACCGCCACCCTCGGCACCGTGGGTGTCATGGGCGGCACCGATCCCACCTGGGATGTGACCAAGTACGGCGGTGACGGCAGCCTCTGGTATCCCCATGTCTACATGGTCAACCAGAACCCCGCCGATATCTCCGGCGCCAACGGCATGGGCCGGTGGGACTACGGTCCGTGGTTCTGGCCCCCGGTGACCGCCGCCGCCGGCCTGCAGCACGGCGCCGAGCCCATTCCGGGTGACCCCAACGGCACCGAGTACCCCGGCACGCCCAATCCCTCGCTGGTCCCCGAAGCGTTCATGGATACGCCGGTGATCAACGGCACGCCCTATCCCAAGATCACCGTCCAGCCCAAGGCCTATCGCTTCCGCATCCTGAATGCCGCCAACGACCGGTTCTGGAACCTGTCCTTCTTCAAGGCGGATGCCTCGGGCACGGAAGTCTCCATGGTGCCGGCCGTTCCCCACGATCCGGCCGACCTCACCTGGCCGGCCACCTGGCCCACGGATGGCCGCCTGGGCGGCGTGCCTGATCCCACCACCGCAGGCCCCTCCCTCATCCAGATCGGTAACGAGAGCGGCTACCTTCCCTCGCCCGTGGTGATCGCCCCGCAGCCCGTCGGCTACAACTACAACCGCCGGGACATCGTGGTGCTCAATGTGCAGGACAAGGCCCTCTTCCTCGGCCCCGCGGAGCGCGCTGATGTGATCGTGGACTTCTCGGCCTTCGCGGGCCAGAAGCTCATCCTCTACAACGACTCTCCGGCCCCCGTGCCCGCCTTCGATACGCGCTTCGACTACTACACCGGTTGCCCCGACCAGACCGACACCGGCGGCGCGGCGCCCACCCTGCCTGGCTTCGGCCCCAACACGCGCACCCTCATGCTGTTCGAGGTGGCCGCGGCCACGCCCGATCCGGCCTTCGACATGGCGGCCCTCAACGCGGCGTTCCAGTCCACTGCGACCTCCAACAGCGCCTTCGCCGAGTCCCAGCACCTGCCCATCGTGCCCCAGGTCGCCTACAACAGCGCCCTGAACAAGGCCGTGGCCAAGGATGTCTATGCCCGCATCCAGGATTGGCAGTTCCGCACGCCCTTCCCCTCCATGGAGAACGGCGACCTCATCCAGCCCTACATGGGTTCCAAGGCCATCCAGGAGCTGTTCGAACTGGACTACGGCCGCATGAACGCCACCCTCGGCGTGGAAATGCCCTTCACCAACTTCAACATCCAGACCACCATCCCCCTCGGATATGCGGATCCCGCCACCGAGCAGCTGGTGGACGGCACCACCCAGTACTGGAAGATCACCCACAACGGCGTGGACACCCACCCCGTGCACTTCCATCTCTTCGATGTGCAGATCGTCAACCGCGTGGGCTGGGACGGCGCTGTGCGCCTGCCGGACGCCAACGAGATCGGTTGGAAGGAAACCGTCAAGATGAACCCGCTGGAAGACATCGTCGTCGCCTTCCGGCCCCTGTCCCCCCGGCTGCCCTTCGCCCTGCCCAACAGCCTGCGCTCGCCCAATGTCGTCCAGCCGGACAATGTCAACATCACCGTCACCAACCCGGTGGATGGCAATCCCATCAGCGTGAGCAACGCTGCCAAGGACTTCGGCTGGGAATATGTGTGGCACTGCCACATCCTCGGCCACGAAGAGAACGACTTCATGCGCCCCATGGTGCTGACCGTCGCCACTTCCACGCCCTCGGCCCCCACCGGACTCACGGCCGCCCTGTCGGCCCCCAGCCGGGCTGAGCTCGCCTGGACGGACAACGCCACGGACGAGACCGGATTCTCCATCCAGCGCCGTTCGGGAACCGATCCCTTCGTCACCATCGCCACCGCCGTT
The window above is part of the Geothrix sp. genome. Proteins encoded here:
- a CDS encoding kelch repeat-containing protein, translated to MRAIGRGLWAMFLGLALLGLGCRETVELPTGLSYGTNPATYTTGTAIAPNTPTHGGGAIDAYSVSPALPVGLALDAKSGVITGTPTAATAIASYTVTGTNSAGSATVSLSITVNDPILPITITTQPADQSIVVGQTATFTVVAAGTGTLSYQWLRNAVAISGATSASYTTPAAVLADDASTFSVQVSDTFGGRVTSSLAKLTVVAKGGPGTSLVTGSLVAPRAFHTATLLANGKVLVVGGYDGTFSLASAELYDPTTGTFKATGSLVTPRQSHTATLLVSGKVLISGGSSFGTALASAELYDPATGTFTATGSLGAARSDHTATLLTDGRVLVACGRNLGSYLATAELYDPAVGTFAATANAPLASRATHTATLLANGKVLLAGGFRSSSLATAELYDPAGGTFTATGSLASARAYHTATLLPNGKVLIVGGAATLVTELYDPATGAFAASGNLVTARDHWHTAVLLPTGAVYIAGGVGAGSPGAVLSAAELFDPATGLCIATGNLTALREAHTATALPGGKVLVAGGGGFGYLASAELYY
- a CDS encoding multicopper oxidase domain-containing protein, which codes for MLKRLNRLLALAAALFTGFGLQADTTEVANRTAAPTKGGDKNAIVERATRRRTLANARAAAAARTQAALKAKGGKIDPLALGQNPLNALASKGTAGLAPKGAEQLAVPGPGFQLAQPDYMFGTASNWHNTKPIHKFVDTLPGLGAANANNLGNFIPVAKPIPGVFNDGSDYYEIAVEQYTQKLHSELDPTRLRGYRDLNPSAESTANGANSSNYLGPVIIAKRDRPVRVKMFNQLPTGTAGDLFIPVDTTMMGAGVGPLGNAAIGTGLYTQNRAEFHLHGGLNPWISDGTPHQWVTPAGEVTSYPKGASFQNVPDMGAGTPGDGIATYYWTNQQSGRFMFYHDHSFGLTRLNVYAGEAAGYMIVDPVDDKLINAGVIPSNGDPNGVYRYGIPLIIQDKTFVNTATLGTVGVMGGTDPTWDVTKYGGDGSLWYPHVYMVNQNPADISGANGMGRWDYGPWFWPPVTAAAGLQHGAEPIPGDPNGTEYPGTPNPSLVPEAFMDTPVINGTPYPKITVQPKAYRFRILNAANDRFWNLSFFKADASGTEVSMVPAVPHDPADLTWPATWPTDGRLGGVPDPTTAGPSLIQIGNESGYLPSPVVIAPQPVGYNYNRRDIVVLNVQDKALFLGPAERADVIVDFSAFAGQKLILYNDSPAPVPAFDTRFDYYTGCPDQTDTGGAAPTLPGFGPNTRTLMLFEVAAATPDPAFDMAALNAAFQSTATSNSAFAESQHLPIVPQVAYNSALNKAVAKDVYARIQDWQFRTPFPSMENGDLIQPYMGSKAIQELFELDYGRMNATLGVEMPFTNFNIQTTIPLGYADPATEQLVDGTTQYWKITHNGVDTHPVHFHLFDVQIVNRVGWDGAVRLPDANEIGWKETVKMNPLEDIVVAFRPLSPRLPFALPNSLRSPNVVQPDNVNITVTNPVDGNPISVSNAAKDFGWEYVWHCHILGHEENDFMRPMVLTVATSTPSAPTGLTAALSAPSRAELAWTDNATDETGFSIQRRSGTDPFVTIATAVPNVRSYSDLTVVPGTLYDYQVIAYNQAGDSAPSNIAGVNTPSTVQISGTVFTFDGVSNLPKAGVLLTFASAGVTTTTATTDAAGAYTVAVPYAWTGTITPALAGFAFTPASRTYAALNANQTGQDFQARAVATLSGTVTVGGLPLAGATVTLSNAGGSAVTNALGAYSAVVNSGWTGTATVTLAGYIFAPASRTYTNVVTDQAAQDYAATAVVAISGTIANGATPVAGVTLTASTGSTVTTDAAGNYTMILPSPFTGTITPSKLDFAFTPASRSYAAVTVDQTVQNYNAAAIVTLSGTVTNGATGLAGVTLTASTGQTAITDAAGSYTLTLPSPFSGTLTPSIAGFIFTPASRTYAATVVDQTAQNFAATAVITVSGQVTLNAVGLSGATITFSTGQTVATDANGNYAVVVASPYTGTITAAKAGYFLTPLSLNLVGSTVNQPNQNFTAVNAIAVYGLVTTNAVPPVPLAGVTMTFSNGAGTAVTDVNGLYTHYVPSGWSGSVTPSLVGWVFSPGQRNLTNVTASPAGQNFTAGQTFLVSGAITSNGTGLAGVRVALSNGGSAVNTDATGAYSLYVRAGWTGTITPTLRGYSFSPASVTVSTPLAAALSQNFTTIQSISGRARIQVNGQNVGLPGVTITLSTGGSTVTDANGNFTLQVPTGWTGSLSASDGGMHVWTPATFSYTNLITNVTGLRFNGQ